A window of the Leptospira bandrabouensis genome harbors these coding sequences:
- a CDS encoding flagellar hook capping FlgD N-terminal domain-containing protein — MPDGMQDISTQNSARTKYFEGDRTFNIRKHLNQLEKEETSGLKGIEIREKQKELGKDDFLKLLLTQLSHQDPTNPVQDKDFIAQMAQFSSLEQMKNISSGIARMESKQSYSVVGKIVSGPDLVTGEDVTGLAGAIMFDNEGKTYVRVNGRMLDVAKINLISDPSLLKAEPEFQRHTEVPNNTLKKQEAYQD; from the coding sequence ATGCCAGACGGAATGCAAGATATATCTACACAAAATTCAGCTAGAACCAAATACTTTGAAGGTGATAGAACCTTTAATATTCGTAAACATTTGAATCAGTTAGAAAAAGAAGAAACTAGTGGGCTTAAAGGAATCGAAATTCGTGAGAAACAAAAGGAACTAGGAAAGGATGATTTTTTAAAACTCCTTCTCACGCAACTTTCTCACCAAGACCCAACAAACCCAGTGCAAGATAAAGACTTTATCGCACAAATGGCGCAGTTTTCATCTCTCGAACAGATGAAAAATATTTCTTCTGGGATTGCCAGAATGGAATCTAAACAAAGTTATTCGGTAGTTGGAAAAATTGTTTCGGGACCAGACTTAGTTACTGGTGAAGATGTGACAGGACTTGCGGGCGCCATCATGTTTGACAATGAAGGGAAAACTTATGTGCGTGTGAATGGAAGAATGCTTGATGTTGCAAAAATCAATTTGATTTCTGATCCATCACTACTCAAAGCAGAACCAGAATTCCAACGTCATACTGAAGTTCCGAATAATACATTAAAAAAACAAGAAGCTTATCAGGATTAA
- the flgE gene encoding flagellar hook protein FlgE: protein MMRSLYSGVSGLKNHQVRMDVIGNNISNVNTHGFKTERVTFQDMISQELQGASEPNERIGGTNPKQVGLGSLIAAIDKIMTQGALQTTGKNTDVAVSGEGFFVVKDGDKQFYTRAGAFNVDKNGFYVNPANGLKVQGWNSRLDDSGNKYINSAGSLEDIMIPLYSKEPARATQNVDFQSNLNASVAAVPSDATEEDIQRYINDPDPRQRRGHVTSINVYDELGNTRQMGVEFYKMRENVWKMRFKLEDASQVSVDVSGTGGENTQVSGNQELEVSFTPDGKIISVSDGVDSQTTGKLKADISFRIPGNPTAQKFSLNLGEAGLVGGITQFSSDFTTKAVKQDGYPMGYMESFSIDNTGTVTGVFSNGVRQPLARIALANFTNPAGLNKEGDTMYSYSLNSGDANIGEAGSQGRGKINAGLLEMSNVDLSDQFTDMIVTQRGFQANSRTIVTSDQMIQEVLGLKR, encoded by the coding sequence ATGATGAGATCACTTTACTCCGGAGTTTCCGGATTGAAAAACCACCAAGTAAGAATGGATGTTATTGGTAACAACATCTCCAACGTGAACACACACGGTTTTAAAACGGAGCGAGTTACCTTCCAAGATATGATCTCGCAAGAGTTACAAGGTGCGTCAGAACCAAACGAAAGGATCGGGGGAACAAACCCGAAACAAGTCGGTCTTGGTTCCCTCATCGCTGCTATCGATAAAATTATGACCCAAGGTGCTTTGCAAACTACAGGAAAAAATACTGATGTTGCCGTCTCTGGTGAAGGTTTCTTTGTTGTGAAAGACGGAGACAAACAATTTTATACTCGTGCCGGTGCTTTCAACGTAGATAAAAACGGATTTTATGTAAACCCTGCCAACGGATTAAAAGTACAAGGTTGGAATTCTCGTTTGGATGATAGTGGAAATAAATACATCAACTCCGCCGGATCTTTGGAAGACATCATGATTCCTCTTTACTCCAAAGAACCTGCTCGTGCGACTCAAAACGTAGACTTTCAATCCAACCTTAATGCAAGTGTTGCGGCAGTTCCCTCTGATGCAACAGAAGAAGACATCCAACGTTATATCAATGATCCAGATCCTCGTCAAAGAAGAGGCCATGTAACATCCATTAATGTATATGATGAACTCGGAAACACTCGCCAAATGGGTGTTGAGTTTTACAAAATGAGAGAGAACGTATGGAAAATGCGTTTCAAATTGGAAGACGCAAGCCAAGTTTCTGTGGATGTCAGCGGAACAGGTGGAGAAAACACACAAGTTTCTGGAAACCAAGAGCTCGAAGTATCCTTTACTCCCGATGGAAAAATCATTTCAGTTTCTGACGGAGTTGACTCGCAAACCACAGGAAAACTCAAAGCAGATATTTCTTTTCGCATTCCCGGAAACCCAACGGCACAAAAATTCAGTTTGAATTTGGGAGAAGCAGGTCTTGTGGGTGGAATCACTCAGTTCTCTTCTGATTTTACAACCAAGGCTGTGAAACAAGACGGATACCCAATGGGATATATGGAATCTTTTTCCATCGATAATACAGGAACTGTGACGGGAGTATTTTCCAATGGAGTGCGCCAACCACTCGCAAGGATCGCTCTTGCCAACTTTACAAACCCTGCCGGTCTCAATAAAGAAGGGGATACAATGTATAGTTACTCTCTGAACTCTGGGGATGCAAACATTGGGGAAGCAGGAAGCCAAGGTCGCGGAAAAATCAATGCGGGACTCCTTGAGATGTCAAACGTGGACCTTTCTGACCAGTTTACGGATATGATCGTAACCCAAAGGGGATTCCAAGCCAACTCCCGAACCATTGTGACATCTGACCAGATGATCCAGGAAGTTCTAGGTCTCAAACGATAA
- a CDS encoding tetratricopeptide repeat protein: MSRFQKNTLLTFILLAFIAYAPLYYSIRNAIKKETLPITYDSPETVSFFSLGDWEIIGKESDSKTTRILSELIDFEFQKVTRAVYLGKDNSLSDAKKRRSNFVLFGAFEWKENGIEFTPRLSSVEQKSTYSGKPFLVPYEERGKLVSVIYKSLSHLLDETIRLHRLIKHSPEWKFPSEEEFHSESEFVRLSEYDPNFTLEEKNSLFKSLEFPSEYLQFIKIKLSLEKKTEDSFKEIWRNVGGNSTLSAYTKFYVAKNIAEFYFAKKEFGKTIEYAAAARKERELLKSVFHSDYADILSLIGKSLVLDGKKEEAVYYLTSARKLYETLGLLSDPISVENSYFYGLLLYDLSQAELGSYELSSIRDKFRGIDSLYLDFNLAKVYYDLGRYEAALSLLQNQRKIIMNEGFANHDISLYSYNLYAASLYKSGKWSVAKSVWESLVTAKSIYGIEEKPYHRYALYNLAVLSKLRNNLEQTESYYKQYVRLSPYGQIVELPSTDRFEIGKTIYPHTWEPISPNSFTELEERTIRSYTGRYLFNGQDEEIRARTYENRLEDTNLFLDDLLNANAFLSKPMSTLRKTLFGDLNRFEKGNQIVFFDIGPALNHPEYPGVTSLAVAKHFSGMEVVLWELPGEVDLFLKKVKPELKDRLYAFPNIRILSADGVGEFKTVYSDPNNWILRNRPIPNLKGKTIIIRAANSIDIYEPYTKILPHFQNIGKELKHNPILYFFNRSILLKPAGKEKFILIGNQSIRGFHHNFQSLDRNGEPPYSILPFTVCEEVNL, from the coding sequence TTGTCCCGCTTTCAAAAAAATACCCTTCTCACCTTTATCCTTCTGGCATTTATCGCCTATGCTCCGTTATACTATTCAATTCGCAATGCGATCAAAAAAGAGACTCTACCTATAACTTACGATTCCCCTGAAACAGTTTCCTTTTTTAGTTTAGGTGACTGGGAGATTATTGGAAAAGAATCAGATTCCAAAACCACAAGGATTCTTTCTGAACTCATTGACTTTGAATTTCAAAAAGTTACGAGAGCCGTTTATCTTGGAAAAGACAATTCACTCTCTGACGCTAAAAAACGAAGATCAAATTTTGTTTTATTTGGGGCATTTGAGTGGAAAGAAAACGGGATCGAATTCACTCCTCGTTTAAGTTCAGTGGAACAAAAATCCACATATTCTGGTAAACCTTTTTTAGTTCCCTATGAAGAACGAGGGAAACTAGTTTCTGTTATTTATAAATCGCTCTCTCATCTTTTGGATGAAACCATTCGATTGCATCGTTTGATCAAACATAGCCCCGAATGGAAATTTCCTTCCGAAGAGGAGTTCCATTCTGAGTCTGAATTTGTTAGGTTATCGGAGTATGATCCTAACTTTACGTTGGAAGAAAAAAACTCTCTATTCAAATCTCTGGAGTTTCCTTCTGAGTATTTACAATTTATCAAAATTAAGTTAAGTTTAGAAAAAAAAACCGAGGATTCATTCAAAGAAATTTGGCGAAATGTGGGAGGAAATTCTACTTTATCCGCCTACACAAAGTTCTATGTAGCAAAGAATATTGCCGAGTTCTATTTCGCAAAAAAAGAATTCGGCAAAACCATTGAATATGCGGCCGCTGCCAGAAAAGAAAGAGAACTTCTGAAATCGGTTTTCCATAGTGATTATGCTGATATCCTTTCTTTAATTGGAAAGTCTTTAGTATTGGATGGAAAAAAGGAAGAGGCAGTTTATTACTTAACTTCTGCAAGAAAACTGTATGAAACCTTGGGTCTACTATCTGATCCTATCTCAGTAGAAAATTCTTATTTTTACGGGCTTTTGCTGTATGACCTTTCGCAAGCAGAACTTGGTTCCTATGAACTTTCCTCCATTCGAGACAAATTTAGGGGAATCGATTCCCTCTATTTGGATTTTAATTTGGCAAAGGTATATTATGATTTGGGTCGTTATGAAGCAGCCTTGTCTTTGTTACAAAACCAAAGAAAAATCATAATGAATGAAGGTTTTGCCAATCACGATATTTCTTTGTATTCTTATAATCTATATGCGGCATCACTTTATAAATCGGGAAAGTGGAGTGTTGCAAAATCAGTATGGGAATCTCTTGTTACTGCTAAATCCATCTATGGAATTGAAGAAAAACCTTACCATAGATATGCTCTATATAACCTTGCTGTTCTTTCTAAACTTCGAAACAATCTGGAACAAACCGAATCGTATTACAAACAATACGTTAGGTTATCGCCATATGGACAAATTGTGGAATTACCTTCCACGGACCGTTTTGAAATTGGCAAGACCATTTATCCTCATACTTGGGAACCTATCAGTCCTAATTCTTTTACGGAGTTAGAAGAAAGAACCATCAGGTCGTATACAGGTCGTTATTTGTTTAATGGCCAAGATGAAGAAATTCGTGCAAGAACCTATGAAAATAGATTGGAAGACACTAATTTGTTTTTGGATGATTTGTTAAATGCAAATGCATTTCTTTCGAAACCAATGTCAACGTTACGCAAAACTTTGTTTGGTGACTTAAATCGATTTGAAAAAGGAAATCAAATTGTATTTTTTGATATTGGTCCTGCTTTAAACCATCCAGAGTATCCAGGTGTCACTTCTCTTGCGGTAGCTAAACATTTTTCGGGAATGGAAGTTGTATTATGGGAGTTACCTGGGGAAGTAGATTTGTTTTTAAAGAAAGTAAAACCTGAATTAAAAGACAGGCTTTATGCTTTTCCAAACATTCGGATTCTTTCTGCGGATGGGGTGGGTGAGTTTAAAACTGTTTATTCAGATCCCAACAATTGGATTTTAAGAAACCGCCCTATACCGAATTTAAAAGGGAAAACCATAATCATTCGTGCAGCTAACTCCATTGATATCTATGAGCCATATACAAAAATCCTACCCCATTTCCAAAATATCGGAAAAGAACTAAAACACAATCCTATCCTTTATTTTTTCAACCGAAGTATTTTATTAAAACCAGCTGGGAAAGAAAAATTTATCCTAATTGGAAACCAATCCATCAGAGGGTTTCATCATAACTTTCAAAGTTTAGATCGTAACGGCGAACCTCCTTATTCCATACTTCCGTTTACTGTTTGTGAGGAGGTAAACTTATGA
- a CDS encoding HD domain-containing phosphohydrolase produces MPVTKSSDSQFIITDDPFFEGKIADYSKKIKAKVLTLAELDQIESDSQGRIAKVLFYISRYELESKHKEIHQFLKDHPTIMSNFIVRAPIDYTGYIALDIEEDLFFTNVPDDAPLVFLVKAFVNAFTSLQMVVDKFELQKRINVSTNEISKLTKIGISLANEKDFTKLLRDILNSAREISNSDSGSLYLVEKDERGNPRNLRFKISALDLNSDEFILPINKKSIAGYVAFTGKQLNIPNVYELSGKEEYKFNSDFDKMSNYYSKSMLVVPMKDHHDEVVGVIQLINRKKNFQTKLTLEEMKSNSILDYDKYSEELVMAVAGQAAVAIQNNNLVHDIETLFEGFVTASVSAIESRDPTTSGHSFRVAQYTVGLAESVNAIQTGRFKDIHFNESQVKEIRYASLLHDFGKVGVREKVLVKAKKLEDYELDLIRWRFQFILKDVEAKLSQKKIEYLKKHGNSGYAEFEKSIQLEYILEKEKLEEMVRVISDSNEPSILEEGNSNFLEEISKMSYHTTDGNQLNLLMPKEFGFLSIRRGSLDFEERREIESHVEHTFQFLSKIPWTRELKMVPAIAHGHHEKLNGSGYPRGLSAVEIPVQAKMMAIADIFDALTDQDRPYKKAVPLERAFDILKMEVRDQHIDGDLLDIFIGSKAYEKISHKR; encoded by the coding sequence ATGCCTGTGACTAAATCTTCGGATTCGCAATTCATCATCACGGACGACCCTTTTTTTGAAGGCAAAATTGCCGATTATTCCAAAAAAATCAAAGCTAAGGTTTTAACCTTAGCCGAGTTAGATCAAATCGAATCTGATTCGCAAGGCAGAATAGCTAAAGTATTGTTTTATATCTCTCGGTATGAATTGGAATCCAAACACAAAGAAATCCACCAATTCTTAAAAGATCATCCCACCATCATGTCGAACTTCATAGTTCGAGCTCCCATTGATTATACCGGATACATTGCTTTGGACATCGAAGAAGATTTATTTTTTACAAATGTGCCTGATGATGCCCCTCTAGTTTTTTTGGTTAAGGCATTTGTCAATGCGTTCACAAGCCTTCAGATGGTTGTGGATAAATTTGAACTTCAAAAACGAATTAATGTTTCTACAAATGAAATTTCCAAACTTACAAAGATTGGAATTAGCCTTGCCAATGAAAAAGATTTTACGAAATTACTTCGCGATATTTTAAATTCTGCCCGTGAAATTTCCAATTCAGATTCTGGATCTTTGTATTTGGTGGAAAAGGATGAAAGGGGAAATCCAAGAAACCTTAGATTTAAAATTTCTGCTCTTGATTTGAATTCTGATGAATTTATTTTGCCAATCAACAAAAAGAGTATTGCAGGTTACGTAGCGTTTACTGGAAAACAACTGAATATTCCTAACGTGTACGAATTGTCCGGAAAAGAAGAGTATAAGTTTAACAGTGATTTTGATAAGATGAGTAATTATTATTCAAAATCGATGTTAGTTGTTCCAATGAAGGACCACCATGATGAAGTTGTAGGTGTCATCCAACTCATCAATCGAAAGAAAAATTTTCAAACCAAACTCACTTTAGAGGAAATGAAATCCAATTCCATTTTAGATTACGATAAGTATTCGGAAGAATTGGTGATGGCAGTGGCAGGTCAAGCGGCTGTGGCCATCCAGAATAACAATTTGGTTCATGACATAGAAACTTTGTTTGAAGGATTTGTAACTGCTAGTGTTTCTGCGATTGAATCGAGGGATCCAACAACATCAGGTCATTCGTTTCGTGTGGCACAGTATACGGTAGGTTTAGCAGAGTCAGTTAATGCTATCCAAACGGGAAGATTTAAAGATATCCATTTTAATGAATCACAAGTAAAAGAAATTCGGTATGCTTCCCTCTTACATGATTTTGGAAAAGTAGGAGTTCGAGAAAAGGTTCTAGTTAAAGCAAAAAAACTAGAAGATTACGAATTGGATTTAATTCGATGGCGTTTCCAATTTATATTAAAGGATGTGGAAGCAAAACTTTCACAAAAGAAAATCGAATATCTTAAAAAACATGGTAATAGTGGTTATGCGGAGTTTGAAAAGTCGATCCAACTCGAATATATTTTAGAAAAAGAAAAATTAGAAGAGATGGTTCGAGTGATTTCGGATTCCAACGAACCTTCTATTTTAGAAGAAGGAAATTCCAACTTTTTAGAAGAGATTTCCAAAATGAGTTACCATACAACAGACGGGAACCAACTGAACCTACTGATGCCAAAAGAATTTGGATTTTTATCCATTCGTCGTGGTTCCTTAGATTTTGAAGAACGTCGAGAAATCGAATCTCATGTGGAACATACATTTCAGTTTCTTTCCAAAATTCCTTGGACAAGAGAATTAAAAATGGTTCCAGCCATTGCCCACGGACATCACGAAAAATTGAATGGTTCTGGTTACCCGCGAGGTCTTTCTGCAGTGGAGATCCCTGTACAAGCGAAAATGATGGCCATTGCTGATATCTTTGATGCGCTCACCGATCAGGATCGTCCTTACAAAAAGGCAGTCCCCTTGGAACGAGCTTTTGATATTTTAAAAATGGAAGTCCGGGACCAACACATTGATGGGGACCTATTGGATATTTTTATTGGCAGCAAGGCTTACGAAAAAATTTCCCATAAACGATGA
- a CDS encoding enoyl-ACP reductase FabI, translating into MNYNLSGRTVIITGITDSSSLALVIAKECKQLGANLICTGLGKTEFHKNLSEAGLSFLERTYSDFTKTVKSELGDDAITYPLDVTIQANIDAFADFLQSNKIKIHSFLHSIAMDKTIRQGKVKPIMTISREEFMDAMNVSAFSLLALTQSLYQRNLLVEGGSIVALSYLGAEKVVSHPYKNIGVAKSALERLVKEMAMELGKEKQIQVNAIRFSPYRASKAGSAIDGLEQAENSCEELSPLGNAKAKDLAEEVAYLFRPGNRITGEIRHVDGGYHIRG; encoded by the coding sequence ATGAACTATAATTTGTCTGGTAGAACCGTAATCATCACGGGAATTACGGATTCGTCTTCGCTTGCTTTAGTGATCGCCAAAGAATGCAAACAACTAGGTGCCAATTTGATTTGCACAGGTCTTGGAAAAACAGAGTTCCATAAAAATCTTTCGGAAGCTGGCCTTTCCTTTTTAGAACGTACATACTCAGATTTCACTAAAACCGTCAAGAGCGAGTTAGGTGATGATGCAATTACTTATCCATTAGATGTGACCATTCAGGCAAACATAGATGCTTTTGCCGATTTTTTACAATCGAATAAAATCAAAATCCATTCCTTTTTACATTCAATTGCTATGGATAAAACCATTCGCCAAGGAAAAGTAAAACCTATTATGACAATCTCCCGTGAAGAGTTTATGGATGCTATGAATGTATCTGCCTTTTCCCTTCTTGCACTGACCCAAAGTTTGTACCAAAGAAATTTGTTAGTAGAAGGTGGATCCATTGTTGCTTTGAGTTATTTAGGTGCCGAAAAGGTTGTTTCCCATCCATACAAAAACATTGGTGTAGCTAAATCGGCATTAGAGCGGTTGGTAAAAGAAATGGCTATGGAATTAGGAAAGGAAAAACAAATTCAAGTGAATGCCATTCGATTTTCTCCTTACCGAGCAAGTAAGGCTGGTTCGGCGATTGATGGATTAGAACAAGCGGAGAACAGTTGTGAAGAACTGTCTCCTTTGGGAAATGCTAAAGCAAAGGACTTAGCTGAAGAAGTAGCTTATTTATTCCGACCAGGGAACCGGATCACTGGTGAAATACGTCATGTGGATGGCGGTTATCACATTCGCGGGTAA
- the murD gene encoding UDP-N-acetylmuramoyl-L-alanine--D-glutamate ligase, with protein sequence MFSQSIPQASDLDKFKKFLILGGGSSGDSSAKLLTSLGKICILADKFPEKANSTLYEEVLSDNHPQEILREVDCIIKSPGILPNHPILEEAKERQIPVLSEIGLGRVFYKGPIIGITGTDGKSTTTALTYHILKSKFPNSKMGGNIGVPFTSFCLEPLDLVVLELSSYQLDDSPNLHITSSAILNLASDHLERHKTMESYAKAKWKIQNLENPNHRLFVNPNFFQFFPTLNQKNSNLHLIGENQKYFASLEPNLVHTPNNTYDVSKFPLKGKHNLMNLCFAIALSESMGMKKEEIQTSFESFMGLPHRFQKIENSGFQNQYKSIQFINDSKSTNLHSMLSGISGFKKGDGLFLILGGIPKQEPIELFLKRWKELECPIWVYGKAVDVWKPEFEKTGLAAYYFPNLSSLLENLKNKIDSHLKTNTFDSSVVRKTGNESNSLSVIFSPAGASFDLYKNFEERGNHFESLVRQLFS encoded by the coding sequence ATGTTTTCACAATCCATTCCACAGGCTTCTGACCTAGACAAATTCAAAAAATTCCTGATTTTAGGTGGAGGATCCTCTGGGGACTCCTCTGCCAAATTACTTACTTCCTTAGGAAAAATCTGTATATTAGCCGACAAGTTTCCAGAGAAAGCCAACTCCACTTTGTATGAGGAAGTTTTGTCAGACAATCACCCACAGGAGATTTTAAGAGAGGTTGACTGTATCATCAAAAGTCCAGGCATCCTACCGAACCATCCCATCTTGGAAGAAGCTAAAGAAAGACAAATTCCCGTTTTAAGTGAAATTGGTTTGGGTAGAGTTTTTTACAAAGGTCCTATCATTGGAATCACAGGCACTGATGGAAAATCAACCACCACTGCCCTCACCTATCATATTTTAAAATCAAAATTTCCCAATTCCAAGATGGGAGGAAATATCGGGGTTCCCTTTACTTCTTTTTGTTTAGAACCACTTGATTTAGTTGTATTGGAACTTTCTAGTTACCAACTAGACGACTCACCTAACTTACATATAACGTCTTCCGCCATTTTAAATTTGGCTTCTGATCATTTGGAACGACATAAAACAATGGAGTCCTACGCAAAAGCAAAATGGAAAATCCAAAATTTGGAAAACCCAAACCATAGATTATTTGTGAACCCAAACTTTTTTCAGTTTTTCCCAACTTTGAATCAAAAAAATAGCAACTTACATCTAATAGGTGAAAACCAAAAATATTTTGCGAGTTTGGAACCAAATCTTGTGCACACTCCAAATAATACTTATGATGTTTCTAAATTTCCACTGAAGGGAAAACACAACTTAATGAATTTATGTTTTGCCATTGCACTCAGTGAATCGATGGGAATGAAAAAGGAAGAAATCCAAACCAGTTTCGAATCTTTTATGGGCCTGCCACATAGGTTCCAAAAGATAGAGAATTCTGGGTTTCAAAACCAATATAAATCGATTCAGTTTATTAATGATTCAAAATCCACAAACCTTCACTCCATGCTTTCAGGAATTTCTGGATTTAAAAAAGGAGATGGATTGTTTTTGATTTTAGGAGGAATTCCCAAACAAGAACCTATCGAACTATTTTTAAAAAGATGGAAAGAATTGGAATGCCCGATCTGGGTTTATGGAAAGGCTGTGGACGTTTGGAAACCAGAGTTTGAAAAAACAGGGTTAGCCGCTTATTATTTTCCAAATCTTTCCTCTCTCCTTGAAAATCTAAAAAATAAAATCGATTCGCATCTTAAAACAAATACATTCGATTCCTCAGTGGTTCGTAAAACTGGAAATGAGTCCAACTCCTTGTCGGTGATTTTTTCACCGGCAGGAGCAAGTTTTGATTTGTATAAAAATTTTGAAGAGAGAGGAAACCATTTCGAAAGTTTGGTTAGGCAACTCTTTTCATGA
- a CDS encoding STAS domain-containing protein: MLKHEVKDGKLVVYLEGRLDVSVANEVEEGLMDLIDNAGHRKVLLNMKDVEYMSSSGFRACISTLRKLNSKEGALKISNIKPAVKRIFDVIELTSLFDIYDSEDAALKAF, from the coding sequence GTGCTGAAACACGAAGTGAAAGACGGAAAACTAGTCGTTTATCTGGAAGGTCGATTGGACGTTTCTGTGGCAAATGAAGTGGAAGAGGGCCTAATGGACCTCATCGATAATGCTGGGCATAGAAAAGTCCTTCTGAATATGAAAGACGTTGAATATATGTCTAGCTCAGGTTTCCGAGCTTGTATTTCTACTCTCAGAAAACTTAATTCCAAAGAGGGTGCTTTAAAAATTTCTAATATCAAACCTGCGGTCAAACGGATCTTTGATGTGATTGAACTTACTTCTCTTTTTGATATCTACGATTCAGAAGACGCTGCGTTAAAAGCGTTTTAA
- a CDS encoding indole-3-glycerol-phosphate synthase (involved in tryptophan biosynthesis; amino acid biosynthesis; converts 1-(2-carboxyphenylamino)-1-deoxy-D-ribulose 5-phosphate to C(1)-(3-indolyl)-glycerol 3-phosphat) codes for MNPVLHKIVETKQEEILLAKGKSLPPRKIPIRPWESNLKTNSISVIAECKKGSPSSGILRPDYDPVKIASIYESSGAGAISVLTDSQYFFGSLSDLTSVSESVSIPVIRKDFIIDPIQIDEAYAYGASAILLIVRILSPKELSSLHSFAKGLGLSVLVETHNREEVKIALDSGATTIGINTRDLDTFEIHKNLIEEIAPELDDSIIRVAESGIESYSDWQKYKGIVDSMLVGTYFMKSKDIAKDFRALLSGN; via the coding sequence TTGAATCCAGTTTTACATAAAATTGTCGAGACCAAACAGGAAGAGATTCTCTTAGCGAAAGGGAAATCTCTTCCACCTCGAAAGATCCCCATTCGACCATGGGAATCAAATCTCAAAACGAATTCCATTTCTGTTATTGCCGAATGCAAAAAAGGAAGTCCTAGCTCTGGAATTCTTCGTCCTGACTACGACCCAGTAAAAATTGCCTCCATCTACGAATCCTCTGGTGCAGGGGCGATCTCAGTTCTCACGGACTCTCAGTATTTTTTTGGATCCTTATCTGACTTAACCTCGGTTTCTGAGTCAGTTTCCATTCCTGTCATTCGAAAAGACTTTATCATTGATCCAATCCAAATCGACGAAGCTTATGCATACGGTGCTTCGGCCATTTTACTCATCGTACGAATTCTTTCGCCAAAAGAATTATCGTCTTTACATAGTTTTGCGAAAGGTTTAGGGCTTTCTGTTCTTGTGGAAACACACAACAGGGAAGAGGTAAAAATTGCACTTGATTCTGGAGCCACAACCATCGGAATCAATACCCGCGATCTTGACACCTTTGAAATTCATAAAAACTTAATCGAAGAGATAGCTCCTGAATTAGATGATTCTATCATCCGAGTAGCAGAATCTGGAATTGAAAGTTATTCCGATTGGCAAAAATATAAGGGAATCGTCGACTCTATGTTAGTTGGAACATATTTTATGAAAAGTAAGGACATTGCAAAAGATTTCCGCGCCCTCTTGTCAGGAAACTAA